From a region of the Hippopotamus amphibius kiboko isolate mHipAmp2 chromosome 3, mHipAmp2.hap2, whole genome shotgun sequence genome:
- the LOC130850422 gene encoding PCNA-associated factor-like isoform X1 translates to MVRTRADGVPGSYRKAVASRASRKVLVSSTSAADSMPLSLRKAENKYAGGNTVYVRPTPKWQKGIGEFFRLSPKESEKENRIPEEAGSSGLGKAKRKACPLPLDDTDDEKE, encoded by the coding sequence ATGGTGCGGACTAGAGCAGACGGTGTCCCTGGCAGTTACAGAAAAGCAGTGGCTTCTCGAGCCTCCAGGAAGGTCCTTGTTTCCTCCACCTCTGCCGCTGATTCCATGCCGCTTTCGTTGAGGAAAGCTGAAAATAAGTATGCAGGAGGGAATACAGTTTATGTGCGCCCAACTCCTAAGTGGCAAAAAGGAATCGGAGAATTCTTCAGGCTGTCCCCTAAAGagtcagaaaaagagaatagGATTCCTGAGGAGGCAGGAAGCAGTGGCTtgggaaaagcaaagagaaaagcatGTCCTTTGCCACTTGATGATACAGATGATGAAAAGGAATAG
- the LOC130850422 gene encoding PCNA-associated factor-like isoform X2 yields MVRTRADGVPGSYRKAVASRASRKVLVSSTSAADSMPLSLRKAENKEKHVLCHLMIQMMKRNRIFLFILY; encoded by the exons ATGGTGCGGACTAGAGCAGACGGTGTCCCTGGCAGTTACAGAAAAGCAGTGGCTTCTCGAGCCTCCAGGAAGGTCCTTGTTTCCTCCACCTCTGCCGCTGATTCCATGCCGCTTTCGTTGAGGAAAGCTGAAAATAA agaaaagcatGTCCTTTGCCACTTGATGATACAGATGATGAAAAGGAATAGAATTTTCTTATTCATCCTTTACTGA